In Rhodamnia argentea isolate NSW1041297 chromosome 11, ASM2092103v1, whole genome shotgun sequence, one genomic interval encodes:
- the LOC115753399 gene encoding transcription factor BIM2 isoform X2 codes for MVRPAKTPHQHEHDYDDDEETEYGDDFAPAHNSSFQKEEVGKVDGKKGNALRSKHSETEQRRRSKINERFQILRDLIPQNDQKRDKASFLLEVIEYIRFLQEKIQMYEGSYPGYNQEPSKLTPWRSNTGTVESHMDHLQIMKNGSGHESRVDTSPLIANAQNSLESDLANAAVSINMQTQPGMFASVGHGGMASEPLTEAASNVGNVSGHPQSQLWQAMPFAADCSIPNNTDIDQEQFTIESGSVSLSTAYSQGILNTLTQALQSSGVDLSQASISVQIDVGKRASNSAASTFSTLKDHENVPPDSRARVHDGSEVYIEEPDQAPKRLRTEKS; via the exons ATGGTGAGGCCTGCTAAGACACCTCACCAACACGAGCACGACtacgacgacgacgaggagaccgaatatggtgatgacttcgcTCCTGCCCACAattcttctttccaaaaag AGGAAGTAGGGAAAGTGGACGGGAAGAAGGGGAACGCTCTGCGGTCGAAGCATTCGGAGACGGAGCAGCGCAGGAGGAGCAAGATCAACGAGAG GTTTCAAATATTGAGAGATCTCATACctcaaaatgatcaaaaaagaGATAAGGCTTCATTCTTGTTAGAG GTTATAGAGTACATTCGATTTTTACAGGAGAAAATACAGATGTATGAGGGTTCATACCCTGGTTATAATCAGGAGCCGAGTAAATTAACACCATGG AGAAGCAATACTGGGACTGTTGAAAGTCATATGGATCATCTTCAAATTATGAAAAACGGAAGTGGTCATGAGAGTAGAGTTGATACGAGCCCACTGATTGCAAATGCTCAGAACTCATTGGAATCTGATTTGGCTAATGCGGCAGTCTCCATTAACATGCAAACACAACCAGGCATGTTTGCTTCTGTTGGGCATGGCGGGATGGCCAGTGAACCGCTGACTGAAGCTGCATCTAATGTTGGTAATGTGTCTGGCCATCCTCAGTCGCAGTTGTGGCAGGCCATGCCTTTTGCAGCAGATTGTAGCATCCCAAACAATACAGATATTGATCAAGAGCAATTCACCATTGAAAGTGGATCTGTTAGCCTCTCTACTGCCTATTCTCAAGG GATATTAAACACTCTGACCCAAGCACTGCAATCATCGGGAGTGGATTTGTCCCAGGCCAGCATCTCTGTGCAAATTGATGTTGGGAAGCGAGCAAGTAATAGCGCAGCTAGTACCTTTTCCACTTTGAAG GATCATGAAAATGTCCCTCCAGATAGTCGAGCTCGGGTGCATGATGGCTCTGAAGTCTACATTGAAGAACCTGATCAGGCTCCCAAAAGACTTAGAACAGAGAAGAGTTAG
- the LOC115753399 gene encoding transcription factor BIM2 isoform X3 — protein MVRPAKTPHQHEHDYDDDEETEYEEVGKVDGKKGNALRSKHSETEQRRRSKINERFQILRDLIPQNDQKRDKASFLLEVIEYIRFLQEKIQMYEGSYPGYNQEPSKLTPWRSNTGTVESHMDHLQIMKNGSGHESRVDTSPLIANAQNSLESDLANAAVSINMQTQPGMFASVGHGGMASEPLTEAASNVGNVSGHPQSQLWQAMPFAADCSIPNNTDIDQEQFTIESGSVSLSTAYSQGILNTLTQALQSSGVDLSQASISVQIDVGKRASNSAASTFSTLKDHENVPPDSRARVHDGSEVYIEEPDQAPKRLRTEKS, from the exons ATGGTGAGGCCTGCTAAGACACCTCACCAACACGAGCACGACtacgacgacgacgaggagaccgaatatg AGGAAGTAGGGAAAGTGGACGGGAAGAAGGGGAACGCTCTGCGGTCGAAGCATTCGGAGACGGAGCAGCGCAGGAGGAGCAAGATCAACGAGAG GTTTCAAATATTGAGAGATCTCATACctcaaaatgatcaaaaaagaGATAAGGCTTCATTCTTGTTAGAG GTTATAGAGTACATTCGATTTTTACAGGAGAAAATACAGATGTATGAGGGTTCATACCCTGGTTATAATCAGGAGCCGAGTAAATTAACACCATGG AGAAGCAATACTGGGACTGTTGAAAGTCATATGGATCATCTTCAAATTATGAAAAACGGAAGTGGTCATGAGAGTAGAGTTGATACGAGCCCACTGATTGCAAATGCTCAGAACTCATTGGAATCTGATTTGGCTAATGCGGCAGTCTCCATTAACATGCAAACACAACCAGGCATGTTTGCTTCTGTTGGGCATGGCGGGATGGCCAGTGAACCGCTGACTGAAGCTGCATCTAATGTTGGTAATGTGTCTGGCCATCCTCAGTCGCAGTTGTGGCAGGCCATGCCTTTTGCAGCAGATTGTAGCATCCCAAACAATACAGATATTGATCAAGAGCAATTCACCATTGAAAGTGGATCTGTTAGCCTCTCTACTGCCTATTCTCAAGG GATATTAAACACTCTGACCCAAGCACTGCAATCATCGGGAGTGGATTTGTCCCAGGCCAGCATCTCTGTGCAAATTGATGTTGGGAAGCGAGCAAGTAATAGCGCAGCTAGTACCTTTTCCACTTTGAAG GATCATGAAAATGTCCCTCCAGATAGTCGAGCTCGGGTGCATGATGGCTCTGAAGTCTACATTGAAGAACCTGATCAGGCTCCCAAAAGACTTAGAACAGAGAAGAGTTAG